From Carassius auratus strain Wakin chromosome 22, ASM336829v1, whole genome shotgun sequence, a single genomic window includes:
- the LOC113040348 gene encoding succinate dehydrogenase [ubiquinone] iron-sulfur subunit, mitochondrial, whose translation MAAVCFSLSRCCAVGPRASITAVRFAQTAAAAAVQPRIKKFQIYRWDPDRAGDKPRMQTYDIDLNTCGPMVLDALIKIKNEMDGTLTFRRSCREGICGSCAMNINGGNTLACLNKIDTNTSKVTKIYPLPHMYVVKDLVPDMSNFYAQYKSIEPFLKKKDESRQGQEQYLQSVEDRQKLDGLYECILCACCSTSCPSYWWNGDKYLGPAVLMQAYRWMIDSRDDYTEERLSQLQDPFSLYRCHTIMNCTRTCPKGLNPGKAIAEIKKMMASYKQKKTASA comes from the exons ATGGCGGCGGTGTGTTTCTCCTTGAGCCGCTGCTGCGCCGTGGGTCCCCGAGCCTCGATCACG gcGGTGCGCTTCGCTCAGACGGCGGCCGCTGCGGCGGTTCAGCCCAGGATCAAGAAGTTCCAGATCTACCGCTGGGATCCGGATCGCGCCGGGGACAAACCTCGCATGCAGACGTACGACATCGACCTGAACAC CTGCGGCCCGATGGTTCTGGACGCGCTCATCAAGATCAAGAACGAGATGGACGGCACGCTGACCTTCAGACGCTCCTGCAGAGAGG GAATCTGCGGCTCGTGTGCGATGAACATCAACGGAGGAAACACTCTGGCGTGTCTGAACAAGATCGACACTAACACCAGCAAGGTGACCAAGATCTACCCGCTGCCGCACATGTATGTGGTCAAAGACCTGGTGCCC GACATGAGTAACTTCTACGCTCAGTACAAGTCCATCGAGCCCTTCCTGAAGAAGAAGGACGAGTCCAGACAGGGACAGGAGCAGTACCTGCAGAGCGTGGAGGACCGGCAGAAgctg GACGGTCTGTACGAGTGTATCCTGTGCGCCTGCTGCAGCACCAGCTGTCCCAGCTACTGGTGGAACGGAGACAAGTATCTGGGTCCAGCCGTCCTCATGCAG GCGTACCGCTGGATGATCGACTCTCGGGACGATTACACCGAGGAGAGGCTCTCGCAGCTGCAGGACCCCTTCTCTCTGTACCGCTGTCACACCATCATGAACTGCACCAGGACCTGTCCCAAG GGTCTGAATCCAGGCAAAGCCATCGCTGAGATCAAGAAGATGATGGCCTCCTACAAACAGAAGAAGACGGCGTCCGCGTGA
- the LOC113040336 gene encoding ATPase family AAA domain-containing protein 3-like, with the protein MSWLFGLGRGQSGTPPDAPVPPAPPPPPAAGGSGSGSGDRPKDKWSNFDPTGLERAAQAAKELDRSRHAKDALDLARMQEQTVQLEHQGRIKEYEAALEQLKGDQIRIQAEERRKTLNEETRQHQARAQYQDKLSRQRYEEQLRQQQLMNEDNMRKQEESVQKQEAMRRATVEHEMELRHKNEMLRVEAESKARARVERENADIIREQIRLKAAEHRQTVLESIRTAGAVFGEGFRAFVSDWDKVTATVAGLTLLAVGVYSARNATAVAGRYIEARLGKPSLVRETSRFTVVEALKHPVKMAKRLKSKPQDALEGVVLSPTLEERVRDIAIATRNTRQNRGLYRNILMYGPPGTGKTLFAKKLAMHSGMDYAIMTGGDVAPMGRDGVTAMHKVFDWAGTSGRGLLLFVDEADAFLRKRSSERISEDLRATLNAFLYRTGEQSNKFMLVLASNQPEQFDWAINDRIDEIVNFMLPGLEERERLVRLYFDKYVLQPATGGRQRMKLAQFDYGLKCSEIAKRVEGMSGREISKLAVAWQAAAYSSEDGVLTEAMMDARVDEAVRQHQQKMDWLHGEGVLDNEGRTIPAKASAPPLKAQEVLRPLQEVPSERSKPDGTPV; encoded by the exons ATGTCGTGGCTCTTCGGGCTCGGTCGAGGTCAGAGCGGCACTCCGCCAGACGCTCCGGTTCCGcccgctcctcctcctcctcccgcGGCCGGCGGCTCCGGTTCCGGTTCGGGCGACAGACCCAAGGACAAATGGAGCAACTTCGACCCGACGGGGCTGGAGCGCGCGGCGCAGGCGGCCAAAGAGCTGGACCGATCGC GTCACGCCAAAGACGCACTGGACCTGGCGCGCATGCAGGAGCAGACCGTGCAGCTGGAGCACCAGGGCAGAATCAAG gagtaTGAGGCAGCGCTGGAGCAGCTGAAGGGTGATCAGATCCGTATCCAGGCAGAGGAGCGCAGGAAGACTCTGAACGAGGAGACCAGACAGCATCAGGCG AGGGCACAGTATCAAGACAAGCTCTCACGACAGCGCTATGAGGAGCAGCTCCGGCAGCAG CAACTGATGAACGAGGACAACATGCGCAAACAGGAAGAGTCTGTGCAGAAGCAGGAAGCCATGAGGAGAG CGACCGTCGAGCACGAGATGGAGCTGCGGCACAAGAACGAGATGCTGCGTGTGGAGGCGGAGTCTAAAGCTCGCGCGCGGGTGGAGCGAGAGAACGCTGACATCATCCGCGAACAGATCCGACTGAAGGCGGCCGAGCACCGACAGACCGTCCTCGAGTCCATACG gacggCGGGCGCCGTGTTCGGTGAAGGCTTCCGTGCGTTCGTATCGGACTGGGATAAAGTGACGGCGACG GTGGCGGGGCTCACGCTGCTGGCGGTCGGTGTTTATTCCGCTCGTAACGCGACCGCTGTGGCCGGACGATACATCGAGGCACGGCTAGGAAAGCCTTCGCTAGTGCGAGAAACCTCACGATTCACTGTGGTGGAAGCCCTCAAACACCCCGTCAAG ATGGCGAAGCGTTTGAAGAGCAAACCGCAGGACGCGCTGGAGGGAGTCGTGCTCAGC CCGACGCTGGAGGAGCGTGTGCGCGACATCGCCATAGCGACGAGGAACACGCGACAGAACCGCGGGCTGTACCGGAACATCCTGATGTACGGGCCGCCGGGGACCGGGAAGACGCTCTTCGCTAAG AAGCTGGCGATGCATTCTGGGATGGATTACGCCATCATGACGGGAGGAGACGTGGCCCCGATGGGTCGAGACGGAGTGACCGCGATGCACAAGGTGTTCGACTGGGCAGGAACCAGCGGCCGcgg gCTGCTGCTGTTTGTGGATGAAGCCGATGCATTCCTGCGCAAGAGATCCTCT GAGCGGATTAGTGAGGATCTACGCGCGACTCTGAATGCATTCCTGTACCGCACCGGAGAACAGAGCAACAA gttcatGCTGGTTCTGGCCAGTAATCAGCCGGAGCAGTTTGATTGGGCCATAAACGACCGAATCGATGAGATCGTGAACTTCATGCTGCCGGGActcgaggagagagagagactcgtACGACTCTACTTCGACAAATACGTGCTGCAGCCGGCCACCGGAGGACGCCA gAGGATGAAGCTGGCTCAGTTTGATTACGGACTGAAGTGTTCAGAGATCGCGAAGCGTGTGGAGGGAATGTCCGGGCGAGAGATCTCCAAACTGGCAGTGGCCTGGCAG gcggcGGCGTACTCCTCTGAGGATGGTGTACTGACCGAGGCTATGATGGATGCACGGGTGGATGAAGCTGTGAGACAGCACCAGCAGAAGATGGACTGGCTCCATGGAGAAGGGGTTCTGGATAACGAGGGCCGGACGATTCCCGCCAAAGCCTCTGCGCCGCCGCTCAAGGCACAGGAAGTGCTCCGCCCTCTACAGGAAGTGCCATCAGAGCGGAGCAAGCCTGACGGGACTCCAGTTTAA